AGTCGGACAACAACGCCTGTAGCTGTGTGTGAGCTCATTAAGGCACGGGaggaagagcgagagagagagctgggtggaggaggaggtgatggcgCGAGGGTGGGGTGACACCCTTTGCAACAAACCTGCCCACTGTAGCGAAGCTAGGGCACACGCAGACGCTGACGGGCCGTGATGCTGCGCTGTTTGGGGATAAATGACTTCAGCTGGTGCAGTGGGGCTTCAAAGCATGAGCAGACTGCGGACAGAGAGCAGGgagcgctctctctctctctctctctctctctctctctctcacacacacacacacacacacacaacgggCTGCACACCTTACGAATGAAGATTTCTTCAACCCCATATTTTTGAtggttaaaatatatatttttttcattcagttcacGGAGAAACACAGTTGGAATGGAATTTAAAGTTTGCTGAAACAGAAAGTATTAAAAACTTTGGATAAATCGTgaaggctgttttttttatttttttttttaaatgaatcacGGACATAGCAGGTATTTAATCAGCTCCTGGTTtaacagaattttattttgtagatttcaTCTCACAAGCCTATCATATACTGTATTATATATCTTAAAACTTTGATAATATGCCATTCTAATACTGATGTTACTGTCACAACCCCTGTGCAGGATCCCCATCATGGATGTTACACAGGAGGGGATTAACCCAGCGACTCCAAGAGCCCTGCTACTGGCATGTACGACTCTGCTGTTGTCCCTCCAGCTGTGGTGGTGGCTCCGGCAGCGGTCGATCCGCTGTCCACCCGGTCCGATCGCCTGGCCGATCATCGGGAACGCTGCGCAAGTTGGCAAGGCACCGCACTTGTATTTTACGCGCATGGCGAAGAAATACGGCAACGTCTTCCAGATCAAACTCGGCTGTCGGACCGTGGTCGTGCTCAACGGGGACTCCATCAAACAGGCGCTGGTCAAGCAGGGAATCGAATTTGCCGGCAGACCGGACTTCACCTCATTCCAGTATGTCTCCAACGGGGACGGCCTCGCCTTTAACACTATCACGGACTGGTGGAAGGTGCACCGCAAAGTGGCCCAATCGACTGTTCGGATGTTTTCCACCGGGAACCTCCACACCAAAAAGACATTTGAGCACCACGTCCTCTGTGAAATCGGAGAGCTGCTGAGGGTGTTTGTGGGGAAAACCGAGGCGCAGCAATATTTCCAGCCCATGACATATCTGGTGGTGTCCACGGCCAACATAATGAGCGCGGTGTGCTTTGGGAAGAGGTACTCCTATGAGGACGAGGAGTTTCGGCAAGTTGTAGGCAGGAATGACCAGTTCACCCAGACGGTGGGGGCAGGGAGCATAGTGGATGTGATGCCCTGGCTCCAGTACTTCCCAAATCCCATCAAAACCATATTTGACAACTTCAAGAAGCTCAACATGGACTTCGGCGTTTTCGTTCGAAATAAAGTTAttgaacacagaaaaacaatccaGTCAAGCACCATCAGAGATATGACAGATGCTTTTATAGTGGCGCTGGACCAACTTAGTGAAAAAACAGGGCTCTCATTCGGCAAGGACTACGTGATCCCCACTGTTGGGGATGTGTTTGGAGCAAGTCAAGACACACTGTCAACTGCGCTGCAGTGGATCATTCTCATGCTTGTCAAGTAAgcaacttttcattttatagtGATCAAGTTTAACCTCCTAGattcataaacaaacaataaacagacaATAAATTATTATGGGAAATAACACGAGACTAAATAAGCTGTTAAAGCCGTACAGACATGAGGAAGATCAGTAGCCTTTGTGTTATGTAACAGCCTGGTGGGGAAGCTGGGGCAAAGGCAGGTAATGACAACCAAACTGCGAAGCTGAATCCCATTCTTGCCTGATGTCTCGATCAGTAGGCTGGTGACACCTtgagtcacattttgtttttaataaagaaaagaaatacttATGTCTTCTTTGGTACTTTTCACAACAAAGTGCTTTAAGGAAGGGGTTTTCAAAGTCTGAGACTGTGGGCCTTGCTTAGTCAACTAGCTGACTCACTTACTTTTGTTCAATTCCTGGATGCCTATGGGATCATGATTATGTTATTTTGCCCCACAGACACTCAGTTATTGAGCCAATATGGTCTAATATAGATGTTTGAAAGAACTTAAGACaataacaaatacataaaaagatCTCTCCAAAGGCATTTATTAATTTCTGACTCTGGGTATGTGGGGAAACAGTAAAATTTCCCCAAACCCCAGTACCTCATTTCGATTCTATATGCTGGGAGAACTAAGGTAATTTTTTTCACTTACATTCACAAAGCCTCTCATGAATCTTTTGGGAGACCCCCTGGGGTCTGGCCCACCTCCTGGACCCCAGGGGGTCTCTCTGCTCATTACATAAAGTATCGgtgtaagtaaaataaaataaatcatcaaattGAAAAACTAATAACAGTAGTGCATCTCACCTGTAAATTCAGGTATCCTGAGATGCAGCAACGTCTCCAGCAGGAGGTGGACAAAGTGGTTGACCGCAGCCGACTCCCCTCCATCGAGGACCAGCCGCAGCTGCCTTACATCATGGCCTTCATCTACGAGGTGATGCGCTACACAAGCTTCATTCCACTCACCATCCCCcactccaccaccacagacaccACCATCATGGGTTACACCGTCCCAAAGAACACACCCATCTTCATCAACCAATGGTCCATCAACCACGACCCAGCTTTGTGGTCTCATCCAGAGACCTTCGATCCCAAGCGTTTCCTGGACCAGAATGGAGCGCTGAACAAGAACCTGACCAGCAATGTCCTCATCTTCTCCCTGGGAAAGCGGCGATGCATTGGTGAGGAGCTGTCCAAGCTGCAACTGTTCCTCTTCACATCACTGATTGCCCACCAGTGCCACATCACGTCAGACCCAGCCAGGCCACCCAAACTGGACTGCAACTATGGTCTGACTCTGAAACCTCACCCTTACCACATAGCATTGTCTCTGCGTGAAGACATGAGGCTGCTGGATGAGGCTACCAGGCAGACCCCCTGCTAAGGAGGTCAAGGGTGAGCCCACATCTGACTCATAAgcaaaagcttaaaaaaattaaaactgtagtaagaacagaaatgaaggctgaaatacaaaaaaagactaATAAACAGTAGCTGAAGTTTGTGGgctgaaaaatatatttataagcTGAAATCTCAGGGTAATTTCTTATCACTAATTACTGACTCATTTTTAAGTGTTATTGTGCCAAGCGGGAACAGATAAGCTTCTCTGTCACAGGAGATGTGGCATGGTCTCACACAACCTGAAGTTCATCTGGGGTGAATCTGGTGTCTTACAACATCAGACACAGTTTGACATACCACTTCGcaattagcattt
This region of Scatophagus argus isolate fScaArg1 chromosome 10, fScaArg1.pri, whole genome shotgun sequence genomic DNA includes:
- the LOC124065652 gene encoding cytochrome P450 1B1 isoform X2, which produces MNHGHSRIPIMDVTQEGINPATPRALLLACTTLLLSLQLWWWLRQRSIRCPPGPIAWPIIGNAAQVGKAPHLYFTRMAKKYGNVFQIKLGCRTVVVLNGDSIKQALVKQGIEFAGRPDFTSFQYVSNGDGLAFNTITDWWKVHRKVAQSTVRMFSTGNLHTKKTFEHHVLCEIGELLRVFVGKTEAQQYFQPMTYLVVSTANIMSAVCFGKRYSYEDEEFRQVVGRNDQFTQTVGAGSIVDVMPWLQYFPNPIKTIFDNFKKLNMDFGVFVRNKVIEHRKTIQSSTIRDMTDAFIVALDQLSEKTGLSFGKDYVIPTVGDVFGASQDTLSTALQWIILMLVKYPEMQQRLQQEVDKVVDRSRLPSIEDQPQLPYIMAFIYEVMRYTSFIPLTIPHSTTTDTTIMGYTVPKNTPIFINQWSINHDPALWSHPETFDPKRFLDQNGALNKNLTSNVLIFSLGKRRCIGEELSKLQLFLFTSLIAHQCHITSDPARPPKLDCNYGLTLKPHPYHIALSLREDMRLLDEATRQTPC
- the LOC124065652 gene encoding cytochrome P450 1B1 isoform X3, which translates into the protein MDVTQEGINPATPRALLLACTTLLLSLQLWWWLRQRSIRCPPGPIAWPIIGNAAQVGKAPHLYFTRMAKKYGNVFQIKLGCRTVVVLNGDSIKQALVKQGIEFAGRPDFTSFQYVSNGDGLAFNTITDWWKVHRKVAQSTVRMFSTGNLHTKKTFEHHVLCEIGELLRVFVGKTEAQQYFQPMTYLVVSTANIMSAVCFGKRYSYEDEEFRQVVGRNDQFTQTVGAGSIVDVMPWLQYFPNPIKTIFDNFKKLNMDFGVFVRNKVIEHRKTIQSSTIRDMTDAFIVALDQLSEKTGLSFGKDYVIPTVGDVFGASQDTLSTALQWIILMLVKYPEMQQRLQQEVDKVVDRSRLPSIEDQPQLPYIMAFIYEVMRYTSFIPLTIPHSTTTDTTIMGYTVPKNTPIFINQWSINHDPALWSHPETFDPKRFLDQNGALNKNLTSNVLIFSLGKRRCIGEELSKLQLFLFTSLIAHQCHITSDPARPPKLDCNYGLTLKPHPYHIALSLREDMRLLDEATRQTPC
- the LOC124065652 gene encoding cytochrome P450 1B1 isoform X1, coding for MLLSQPLCRIPIMDVTQEGINPATPRALLLACTTLLLSLQLWWWLRQRSIRCPPGPIAWPIIGNAAQVGKAPHLYFTRMAKKYGNVFQIKLGCRTVVVLNGDSIKQALVKQGIEFAGRPDFTSFQYVSNGDGLAFNTITDWWKVHRKVAQSTVRMFSTGNLHTKKTFEHHVLCEIGELLRVFVGKTEAQQYFQPMTYLVVSTANIMSAVCFGKRYSYEDEEFRQVVGRNDQFTQTVGAGSIVDVMPWLQYFPNPIKTIFDNFKKLNMDFGVFVRNKVIEHRKTIQSSTIRDMTDAFIVALDQLSEKTGLSFGKDYVIPTVGDVFGASQDTLSTALQWIILMLVKYPEMQQRLQQEVDKVVDRSRLPSIEDQPQLPYIMAFIYEVMRYTSFIPLTIPHSTTTDTTIMGYTVPKNTPIFINQWSINHDPALWSHPETFDPKRFLDQNGALNKNLTSNVLIFSLGKRRCIGEELSKLQLFLFTSLIAHQCHITSDPARPPKLDCNYGLTLKPHPYHIALSLREDMRLLDEATRQTPC